The Alistipes sp. ZOR0009 genome includes a window with the following:
- a CDS encoding phospho-sugar mutase, with translation MNTVEPQITEKATIWLNGNYDEATKREVKRLMSEDPQELKESFYQSLEFGTGGLRGIMGVGTNRMNIYTVGMATQGLANYILKTFPNEPVSVAIAHDSRNNSRLFAETTAKIFAANGFTAYLFDSLRPTPELSFTIRELGCKAGVVVTASHNPKEYNGYKVYWGDGAQIIAPHDKNIINEVNNITTIDEIKFNGGNGKVEVIGEQIDSLYIDRLVGLSLSPEIIKKHADLKIVYTPIHGTGVKLVPKTLERFGFKNVIHIPEQDVVDGNFPTVKSPNPEETSTLEMAIEKAKIENADLVLATDPDADRVGVAVKVADGKYELLNGNQTASLLCFYMINKWKEKDLLKGKEYIVKTIVTTDLLKDIAKDYNVEVFNVLTGFKYIADIIGKNEGSKNFIMGGEESYGYLAGEFVRDKDAVISCALIAETAAWAKEQGKTLLELLKEIYVRYGIYKEKLLSVTKKGISGQEEIKKMMDNFRSTPPQTIAGAKVMLVHDYKAGETYDTISELRYTIELPKSDVLQFVTQDGTIISVRPSGTEPKIKFYFGVKEALNNAEDYEMVDNLLNRKIDRVIEDLGLK, from the coding sequence ATGAATACAGTAGAGCCTCAGATTACAGAAAAGGCAACCATTTGGCTAAATGGGAACTATGACGAAGCCACCAAGCGTGAAGTAAAAAGATTGATGAGTGAAGATCCTCAAGAGTTAAAGGAATCATTCTATCAAAGTCTTGAATTTGGCACAGGTGGTCTTCGTGGAATAATGGGAGTAGGAACCAACCGTATGAATATTTATACGGTAGGTATGGCAACTCAAGGTTTAGCAAACTACATCCTAAAAACCTTCCCCAACGAACCTGTTAGCGTTGCAATTGCACACGACAGCAGAAACAACAGCCGCCTATTTGCCGAAACAACCGCTAAAATTTTTGCAGCCAACGGATTTACAGCATATCTATTCGATAGCTTACGACCAACGCCTGAACTTAGCTTTACGATTAGAGAGTTAGGATGTAAAGCAGGAGTAGTTGTAACAGCATCCCACAATCCCAAAGAATACAACGGATATAAGGTATATTGGGGTGATGGAGCCCAAATAATAGCGCCTCATGACAAAAACATCATTAACGAGGTGAATAACATCACCACAATTGATGAAATTAAGTTCAACGGAGGCAACGGAAAGGTAGAAGTTATCGGAGAACAAATTGACAGTTTGTACATTGACCGTCTCGTTGGGCTATCTCTATCGCCAGAAATTATTAAAAAGCATGCCGATTTAAAAATTGTATATACTCCAATTCATGGAACAGGAGTAAAATTAGTTCCTAAAACGCTTGAACGCTTCGGTTTTAAAAATGTAATTCACATTCCGGAACAAGACGTTGTGGACGGCAACTTCCCTACTGTAAAATCTCCAAATCCAGAAGAGACCAGCACCTTAGAAATGGCTATCGAAAAGGCCAAAATCGAGAATGCGGATTTGGTTTTGGCAACAGACCCTGACGCCGACCGTGTTGGAGTTGCAGTTAAGGTTGCAGATGGCAAATATGAACTTTTAAATGGAAATCAGACGGCTTCGCTACTTTGCTTCTACATGATTAATAAGTGGAAAGAAAAAGATCTTTTAAAAGGGAAAGAGTACATTGTAAAAACCATTGTAACAACCGACTTGCTAAAAGATATTGCTAAGGACTACAACGTCGAAGTTTTCAACGTGCTTACAGGCTTCAAATACATTGCTGATATTATAGGCAAAAATGAAGGCTCAAAGAACTTCATTATGGGTGGAGAAGAGAGTTACGGCTACTTAGCAGGCGAATTTGTCCGCGACAAGGATGCAGTTATCTCATGCGCCTTAATAGCAGAAACAGCAGCTTGGGCTAAAGAGCAAGGAAAAACCCTTTTAGAGCTACTAAAAGAAATTTACGTACGTTACGGGATTTACAAGGAGAAACTTCTATCCGTTACCAAAAAAGGGATTAGCGGACAAGAAGAGATCAAAAAAATGATGGATAACTTCCGCAGCACACCTCCTCAAACAATTGCAGGTGCTAAAGTTATGCTAGTGCACGACTACAAGGCGGGTGAAACCTACGATACCATAAGCGAACTCCGTTACACAATTGAGCTACCTAAATCGGATGTACTTCAATTTGTAACACAAGATGGAACTATTATTTCAGTTCGTCCTTCAGGTACCGAACCGAAGATCAAGTTTTACTTTGGAGTAAAAGAAGCACTCAACAATGCCGAGGATTACGAAATGGTAGACAACTTACTAAATCGTAAAATAGATAGAGTTATTGAAGACCTTGGCTTAAAATAA
- the rfbD gene encoding dTDP-4-dehydrorhamnose reductase, translating into MSKRIYVVIGSNGQLGSEIKEISQNLEVDFKFYDFPKIDITDLAKLSAIIKRDKPSVIINCAAYTAVDKAESEPALAELVNATGVKNIVEAAKLVDAWLIQVSTDYVFDGMGYKPYNEKDATNPQSVYGATKLQGEMQACAYSKGIVVRTAWLYSTFGNNFVKTMLRLGKERETLNVVFDQVGSPTYAHDLASALLTIADKITSVNDTFFSGIYHYTNEGVCSWYDFTREIFDMENIGCNLFPIESASYPTPAKRPHYSVLNKNKIKATFEIAIPHWKHSLATCLSKLNK; encoded by the coding sequence ATGAGTAAACGTATCTACGTAGTTATTGGTAGCAATGGACAGCTAGGAAGCGAAATCAAGGAGATTTCTCAAAATTTGGAAGTAGATTTCAAATTTTACGATTTCCCTAAAATAGACATAACCGATTTAGCAAAACTATCTGCCATCATAAAAAGAGATAAGCCCTCTGTAATTATAAACTGCGCTGCTTATACAGCTGTAGATAAGGCTGAATCTGAACCTGCATTAGCAGAATTAGTAAATGCAACAGGCGTTAAGAATATCGTCGAAGCAGCCAAGCTGGTCGATGCATGGCTAATTCAGGTTTCGACGGATTATGTCTTTGACGGAATGGGATATAAGCCATACAACGAAAAAGATGCAACAAATCCACAATCGGTTTATGGAGCGACTAAGCTCCAGGGAGAAATGCAAGCATGCGCCTATAGTAAAGGCATTGTCGTAAGAACAGCTTGGCTCTACTCCACATTCGGAAATAACTTTGTAAAAACGATGCTTCGCTTAGGGAAAGAACGCGAAACTCTAAATGTTGTTTTCGATCAAGTAGGAAGTCCAACATACGCTCACGATTTAGCCTCTGCCCTACTAACAATTGCAGATAAGATCACAAGCGTTAACGACACCTTTTTCTCTGGCATATATCACTACACCAATGAAGGCGTATGCAGCTGGTACGATTTTACCCGCGAAATATTCGACATGGAAAACATTGGATGTAATCTGTTTCCAATAGAATCAGCGAGCTATCCAACACCTGCCAAACGACCACACTATAGCGTTTTAAACAAAAATAAAATAAAGGCAACATTCGAAATCGCAATTCCACATTGGAAGCACAGCCTTGCAACCTGCTTAAGTAAATTAAACAAATAG
- a CDS encoding UDP-glucose dehydrogenase family protein, protein MKISVVGTGYVGLVSGTCFAETGVTVTCVDVNQEKISQLNKGIIPIYEPGLEDMVKRNVEKERLFFSTNLKESMVGAEVVFIAVGTPPDEDGSADLKHVLAVASEIGKHITSYMVIVNKSTVPVGTGLKVKAAIQQELDKRGANIPFDVASNPEFLKEGNAIEDFLKPDRIVVGVETEEAQKIMSKLYKPFVLNGHPIIFMDLFSSELTKYAANAMLATKISFMNDIANLCEIVGADVNLVRKGVGSDSRIGNKFIYPGAGYGGSCFPKDVKALIKTAQDNNHSLEILKSVENVNEKQKLVVYNKVRSFFNGNLKGKKIAVWGLSFKPNTDDMREAPSVVIIESLLKDGATVSAYDPVAMNEAKHILGDKIEYATSQYEATRNADALILITEWTEFRILNYAELEKTMNQKVIFDGRNIYEPEELKEQGYVYFSIGRKPMK, encoded by the coding sequence ATGAAAATATCAGTTGTTGGTACAGGCTACGTGGGACTCGTAAGTGGTACCTGCTTTGCAGAAACAGGGGTAACCGTTACCTGCGTAGATGTAAACCAAGAAAAAATCAGCCAGCTCAACAAGGGCATTATCCCTATTTACGAGCCAGGTTTGGAGGATATGGTAAAGCGTAACGTCGAAAAAGAAAGGCTGTTTTTTTCGACAAACCTTAAAGAGTCGATGGTAGGTGCCGAAGTTGTATTCATTGCGGTAGGCACTCCGCCTGATGAGGATGGCAGCGCTGATTTAAAGCACGTTTTGGCCGTTGCATCAGAGATTGGAAAGCACATAACCTCGTACATGGTTATTGTAAATAAAAGTACCGTTCCCGTAGGCACTGGCTTAAAGGTTAAGGCCGCAATCCAACAAGAACTAGACAAGAGAGGAGCTAACATCCCTTTTGATGTAGCATCCAACCCCGAATTCCTAAAAGAAGGAAACGCAATAGAAGACTTCCTAAAGCCAGACAGAATTGTCGTTGGGGTAGAAACGGAAGAGGCTCAAAAGATCATGAGCAAGCTCTATAAGCCGTTTGTGCTAAATGGGCATCCAATAATATTCATGGATTTGTTTTCGTCGGAGCTAACAAAGTATGCCGCTAACGCCATGCTTGCAACCAAGATTAGCTTTATGAACGACATCGCCAACCTTTGCGAAATAGTTGGGGCCGATGTTAACTTGGTTAGAAAAGGAGTCGGCTCCGACTCCCGAATTGGAAACAAGTTCATCTATCCTGGTGCCGGATACGGAGGAAGCTGCTTCCCAAAAGACGTTAAAGCACTAATAAAGACCGCTCAAGACAACAATCACTCGCTTGAGATTCTAAAATCGGTTGAAAATGTGAACGAAAAACAAAAGTTAGTTGTTTACAATAAAGTTCGAAGCTTCTTTAATGGTAATCTAAAAGGAAAAAAGATTGCGGTTTGGGGGCTTTCGTTTAAACCTAACACCGACGACATGCGCGAAGCTCCATCAGTAGTAATCATTGAAAGCTTACTAAAAGACGGGGCTACGGTTTCTGCTTACGATCCTGTTGCGATGAATGAGGCAAAGCATATTTTAGGAGATAAAATAGAGTACGCCACCTCGCAATACGAAGCAACAAGAAACGCTGATGCGCTAATACTAATCACTGAATGGACTGAATTCAGAATTCTTAACTATGCAGAATTAGAAAAGACAATGAATCAAAAGGTGATTTTCGATGGCCGAAATATCTACGAGCCAGAAGAGTTAAAAGAACAAGGGTATGTCTATTTCAGCATCGGAAGAAAGCCTATGAAGTAA
- a CDS encoding UDP-glucuronic acid decarboxylase family protein: protein MSRKRILVTGGAGFLGSHLCERLLNDGHDVICLDNFFTGSKENVVHLINNPYFELVRHDVISPFFAEVDEIYNLACPASPIHYQYNPIKTVKTSVMGAINMLGLAKRVKAKILQASTSEVYGDPQVHPQTEEYWGHVNPIGLRSCYDEGKRCAETLFVNYRYQNNVRIKIIRIFNTYGPRMSINDGRVVSNFIMQALNNEDITVYGDGSQTRSFQYVDDLVEGMIRMMGTNDDITGPFNLGNPKEFTILDLAEKVIRLTGSKSKIVFKELPSDDPIQRQPRIDLAKQHLNNWEPTVQLEEGLTKTIEYFTKFKNK, encoded by the coding sequence ATGAGCAGGAAAAGGATTTTAGTGACAGGTGGTGCAGGCTTTTTAGGCTCCCACCTTTGTGAGCGTTTGCTAAACGACGGTCACGATGTCATTTGCTTAGATAACTTCTTCACAGGATCAAAGGAAAATGTGGTTCACTTAATCAACAACCCCTACTTTGAGCTTGTAAGGCACGACGTCATATCTCCATTCTTTGCAGAGGTTGACGAAATATACAACCTTGCATGTCCTGCTTCTCCTATTCACTACCAATACAATCCCATTAAAACGGTTAAAACCTCTGTAATGGGAGCCATCAATATGTTAGGTTTAGCCAAACGGGTTAAAGCAAAAATACTACAAGCATCTACAAGCGAAGTGTACGGAGACCCTCAAGTTCATCCTCAGACAGAGGAGTATTGGGGCCATGTAAATCCCATTGGTCTCCGCTCCTGCTACGACGAAGGCAAGCGCTGCGCCGAAACTCTATTCGTAAACTACCGCTATCAGAATAACGTACGTATCAAAATCATACGTATATTTAACACCTATGGCCCAAGAATGAGTATTAATGACGGTCGAGTTGTCTCCAACTTTATCATGCAGGCGTTAAACAACGAGGATATCACTGTTTATGGAGATGGATCACAGACCCGCAGCTTCCAATACGTTGATGACTTAGTGGAAGGAATGATTCGAATGATGGGAACTAACGATGACATAACAGGCCCATTTAATCTTGGAAACCCTAAGGAGTTTACAATTCTTGATCTTGCGGAAAAAGTAATAAGGCTCACCGGATCCAAATCAAAAATCGTATTTAAAGAGCTCCCTTCCGATGATCCGATTCAACGACAACCTCGAATCGATCTTGCAAAACAGCACCTCAATAATTGGGAGCCAACGGTTCAACTTGAAGAAGGTTTAACTAAGACTATCGAGTATTTCACCAAGTTTAAAAACAAGTAG
- the rpsA gene encoding 30S ribosomal protein S1 produces MTNNEEILREEGTAKQFASKNASIPVDQFDWDAFESEQGLYDDSKDSILSKYDQTLSNVAVNEVVDGTVISMNKREVVVNIGYKSDGVVSMNEFRYNPELKVGDVVEVYVESQEDKKGQLNLSHKKARVLRSWDRVNEALDKDEVIKGYIKCRTRGGMIVDVFGIEAFLPGSQIDVKPIRDYDVYVGKTMEFKVVKINHEFKNVVVSHKALIEEELEQQKKDIIAKLEKGQVLEGTVKNITSYGVFIDLGGVDGLIHITDLSWGRVNHPEEIVELDQKLNVVILDFDDAKKRIALGLKQLTAHPWDSLDSNLKVGDKVKGKVVVMADYGAFVEIATGVEGLIHVSEMSWSQHLRSAQEFLKVGDEVEAVILTLDRDERKMSLGIKQLRQDPWENIEEKYAVNSKHTARVRNFTNFGVFVEIEEGVDGLIHISDLSWTKKVKHPSEFTSIGAEIEVVVLEIDKENRRLSLGHKQLEENPWDVFETVFTTDSIHEGTIVELEDKGARIALPYGVDGFATPKHLTKEDGTPAKLEEKLEFKVIEFNKGAKRIIVSHSRTFEDAKKTEEKAEKKAKAAATNKAVKKVKTNIEKTTLGDIDALAALKSEMEGKANTEE; encoded by the coding sequence ATGACAAACAACGAAGAAATCCTTCGCGAAGAAGGAACTGCAAAGCAATTTGCATCAAAGAACGCTTCAATTCCTGTAGATCAATTTGATTGGGATGCGTTCGAATCAGAACAAGGATTGTACGACGATTCTAAGGATAGCATCCTTAGCAAGTACGACCAAACATTGTCTAACGTTGCTGTAAACGAAGTTGTTGACGGTACCGTTATTTCGATGAACAAGCGTGAAGTAGTGGTAAACATTGGCTACAAGTCGGATGGCGTTGTATCAATGAACGAGTTCCGCTACAATCCAGAGCTTAAAGTTGGCGACGTAGTAGAAGTTTACGTAGAAAGCCAAGAAGACAAAAAAGGTCAGCTTAACCTTTCACACAAAAAAGCACGCGTACTTCGCTCTTGGGATCGTGTTAACGAAGCCCTTGACAAGGACGAAGTTATTAAGGGTTACATCAAGTGCCGTACCCGTGGTGGTATGATCGTTGATGTATTCGGTATTGAGGCATTCCTTCCAGGATCTCAAATCGATGTTAAGCCAATTCGCGACTACGATGTATACGTAGGTAAAACTATGGAATTCAAGGTTGTTAAGATCAACCACGAGTTCAAGAACGTAGTTGTATCGCACAAGGCTCTTATCGAAGAGGAACTTGAGCAACAAAAGAAAGACATCATCGCTAAGCTTGAAAAGGGTCAAGTTCTTGAAGGAACCGTTAAGAACATCACTTCTTACGGTGTATTCATCGACCTTGGTGGCGTAGATGGTCTTATCCATATCACCGACCTATCTTGGGGACGTGTTAACCACCCAGAAGAAATTGTTGAGCTAGATCAGAAGCTTAACGTTGTTATCCTAGACTTTGATGACGCTAAGAAGCGTATCGCTCTAGGTCTTAAGCAGCTTACTGCTCACCCATGGGATTCTCTTGATTCTAACCTTAAGGTTGGCGACAAGGTTAAAGGAAAAGTTGTGGTTATGGCTGACTACGGTGCTTTCGTTGAGATTGCAACTGGCGTTGAAGGTCTAATCCACGTTTCTGAAATGTCTTGGTCGCAACACCTACGTAGCGCTCAGGAGTTCCTAAAGGTTGGCGACGAAGTAGAAGCTGTTATCCTTACTCTAGATCGCGACGAGCGTAAGATGTCTCTTGGCATTAAGCAGCTACGTCAAGATCCATGGGAAAACATCGAAGAAAAGTATGCTGTTAACTCTAAGCATACCGCTCGCGTTCGCAACTTCACCAACTTTGGTGTATTTGTTGAGATCGAAGAAGGTGTTGACGGACTTATTCACATTTCAGACCTATCTTGGACTAAGAAGGTTAAGCATCCATCAGAATTCACTTCAATTGGTGCTGAAATCGAGGTTGTTGTTCTTGAAATCGACAAGGAAAACCGCCGCTTAAGCTTAGGTCACAAGCAGCTTGAAGAAAATCCATGGGATGTATTCGAAACTGTATTTACTACCGATTCTATTCACGAAGGAACAATCGTTGAGCTAGAAGATAAGGGTGCTCGTATTGCGCTTCCTTACGGTGTTGATGGTTTCGCTACTCCAAAGCATCTAACCAAGGAAGACGGTACACCTGCTAAGCTTGAAGAAAAGCTTGAGTTTAAGGTTATCGAATTCAACAAGGGTGCTAAGAGAATCATCGTTTCTCACAGCCGTACCTTCGAAGATGCTAAGAAGACCGAAGAAAAGGCAGAGAAGAAAGCTAAGGCTGCAGCTACTAACAAGGCTGTAAAGAAGGTGAAGACTAACATCGAAAAGACCACCCTTGGCGATATCGATGCTCTTGCTGCTCTTAAGTCTGAAATGGAAGGTAAAGCAAATACCGAAGAATAA